The nucleotide window GCGGGGAGCCGCGCCTTCGGCGGGGCGGGCGGCGGGCCCAGGGTGCTGGTGGTGGACGACAACGAAGCGCCGCGGAGCGCCCTCGCCTACGTCCTGCGGCAGGCGGGGTTCGAGGTGGTGGAGGCGGCCGACGGCGAGGAGGGGATCCGGGCGGCGCGCAGCACCCTCCCCGGGCTGGTGCTGATGGACCTGAGCATGCCGGTGATGGACGGGTGGACCGCCACCCGCCAGCTCCGGCGCGAGCGGGTGGCCGCCCCCCTCCCGGTGGTGGCGGTCACCGCGCAGATCCTTTCCCCGGCGGAGCAGTCGGAGGCGGAGCTGATCTTCGACGAGGTCCTCGCCAAGCCGGTGACCGCCGCCCGCCTGCTGGAGACGGTGAACCGCCTCCTGGCCGGACCGTACGCCGAGCCGGACTGATCCTCCGCCTTCATCTCCCCCCCGGCGGAGTCCCCGTCGCCGCCGTTCCGCGTGTTGCCCTGGAACGGGGCGCGTTGCCCCAAAAAGCGGACTCGCCTGCACCGTAATTGTGAAGTCGGGCCGCCACGCCCTTCTCGCCCTGCGGGTAAAGAGCCTTCCTGCAAGGACATACGCGAGTGGGCCTCCCTGGCACCTCCCCTGCTTTGAAGGCCGGCGTCGCACGCACTTCCTTCACTCCCAGCGTTGGAGCACGTATGCGCCGGACCGTTGCACTGCTTGCCCTTGCGGGCCTCGCCGCCTGCGACTCGGAGGCCGTTGCCCCCCGGGTCGAACAGACCGCCCCTGCCTTCAGCACGACCGAGGGCGGGATTCCCGGCCGCTACATCGTCACGCTCGACGACGCCGCCGACCCCGCCCTGGTGGCGCTGGAGTACGGGATCAAGCCCCAGTACGTCTACGAGAGCCTGATCACCGGCTTCGCGGGCGACATCTCCGACGTGGTCCTGGAGGCGCTTCGCCTGGACGCCCGGGTGGTGGGGATCGAGCAGGACGGGATCGTCACCACCTCGACGGTGCAGAGCCCCGCCACCTGGGGGCTGGACCGGATCGACCAGGCCGCGCTCCCCCTGGACGGGAGCTACACCTACAACCACGCGGGGAGCGGGGTCACGGCCTACATCATCGACACCGGGATCCGCTACGACCACGTGGAGTTCGAGGGGCGGGCCGTCTCCGGCTTCGACGCCTTCGCCGACGGCCGGAACGGCGCCGACTGCCAGGGGCACGGGACCCACGTGGCCGGGACCGTGGGCGGGAAGACGTGGGGCGTGGCCAAGCAGGTGAAGCTGGTGGCCGTCCGTGTCCTCGACTGCGGGGGGAGCGGCTCCTTCTCGGGGATCATCGCGGGGATGAACTGGGTCGCCGAGAACGGGACCCTGCCGGCGGTGGCGAACCTGTCCATCGGGTCCCTCCTCCCGCAGCGGAGCCCCACCGTGGACGCCGCCACCCGGAACCTGATCGCGTCGGGCGTCACCGTCGTGATGGCCGCCGGTAACGGGGTGCCGAACGGCGGTGTGGGGATCGATGCCTGCAACAACGCGCCCGGCGGGCTCCCGGAGGGGATCACCGTGGGCGCGAGCGACCGGAGCGACCGGAAGACTGCGTGGTCCAACTACGGCGACTGCGTGACCTTCTTCGCCCCGGGTTCCGGGATCACGTCGGCCACCTACGACAGCCCCACTTCCACGGGGAGCAAGAGCGGCACCTCCATGGCGTCGCCGCACGTGGCCGGGGTCGCGGCCCTGTACCTGGAGCAGGCCCCGCGCGCCGCCCCCGCCACGGTGAAGCAGGCGCTCTTCGACGCCTCCAGCAAGGGCGTGGTGCAGCTGTCGCTCACGACGAACAACCACCTCGTGCACAGCCTGGTCGCCGCCCCGGCCGCTCCGCCGGAGGAGACCGGCCCCACGCCCTGCACGCCGAAGAACAAGAAGAAGGGGAAGTGCAGGTAGCTTTCTCCTGAGGCCCGGGGGGCGGGGCCGGCGGCTCCAGGCGCTCCTCCCCGTCCGGGCAAGCGGATGCCCCGCAACGAGTTGCGTTGCGGGGCATTCCGCGCTCCGGGTCTGGCAATTGCAAGGGGCCCCCGCGCCGGGGGTGAGCACCCCCGGCCAGAGAGAAGTCTCGCGACGAATCCAGTAACGGAGGAATCGATGAAGCGCTCGACCTTGGTTGCCGCCGCGCTGGCGGCGGTGGTGTTCGCGGCCCCGGCCCGGTCGCAGGGGATGCTCCCCTTCTCGGTGGAGGCGCGCACGGGGCTCGCCTTCCCCACCGGCGAGTTCGGCGACGGGCTGGCGCTGGGGTACGGCCTCGGGGCCAGCGCCATCTTCAACGTCACGCCCACCCTGGGGGTGTACGGCGGCTACAGCTACACGCAGTTCGACTTCGACGACGACGTCTTCGGCGACGTGGACGACACCTTCGACGTCCAGGGGTTCGACGCGGGGGCGCGCCTGGGCCTCCCCATGGCCGGCCTCTCACCCTATCTGCGCGGCGGGGTGGTCTACTACAAGGCCGGGGACGCCGGCAACGAGCTGGGCTTCCAGGTGGGGGCGGGGCTCGACTACCGGCTCGGGCCGGTGGTCTCGTTCACCCCCGAGGTCAGCTACGTGACCGTTCCCGTCGGGGAGGGCCGCGGTCCGGACGCCAG belongs to Longimicrobiaceae bacterium and includes:
- a CDS encoding response regulator yields the protein AGSRAFGGAGGGPRVLVVDDNEAPRSALAYVLRQAGFEVVEAADGEEGIRAARSTLPGLVLMDLSMPVMDGWTATRQLRRERVAAPLPVVAVTAQILSPAEQSEAELIFDEVLAKPVTAARLLETVNRLLAGPYAEPD
- a CDS encoding S8 family peptidase, translated to MRRTVALLALAGLAACDSEAVAPRVEQTAPAFSTTEGGIPGRYIVTLDDAADPALVALEYGIKPQYVYESLITGFAGDISDVVLEALRLDARVVGIEQDGIVTTSTVQSPATWGLDRIDQAALPLDGSYTYNHAGSGVTAYIIDTGIRYDHVEFEGRAVSGFDAFADGRNGADCQGHGTHVAGTVGGKTWGVAKQVKLVAVRVLDCGGSGSFSGIIAGMNWVAENGTLPAVANLSIGSLLPQRSPTVDAATRNLIASGVTVVMAAGNGVPNGGVGIDACNNAPGGLPEGITVGASDRSDRKTAWSNYGDCVTFFAPGSGITSATYDSPTSTGSKSGTSMASPHVAGVAALYLEQAPRAAPATVKQALFDASSKGVVQLSLTTNNHLVHSLVAAPAAPPEETGPTPCTPKNKKKGKCR
- a CDS encoding outer membrane beta-barrel protein, which encodes MKRSTLVAAALAAVVFAAPARSQGMLPFSVEARTGLAFPTGEFGDGLALGYGLGASAIFNVTPTLGVYGGYSYTQFDFDDDVFGDVDDTFDVQGFDAGARLGLPMAGLSPYLRGGVVYYKAGDAGNELGFQVGAGLDYRLGPVVSFTPEVSYVTVPVGEGRGPDASFVRADVGLRFRL